TGAATTTAAACTAATCAAAACtaataactgtttatttttttttaaccttaccTGGAACAGTTTTCATTTGCATTCGAAACAGATGTGATTAATGTATAAGCCAGAAGAATTAAAACAGATGTTGACACcatttttcaatatgatttaaatACATAGACTGCTCTTGCTATGTAAAGTAGATTGAGGACGTTttaattggggttttttttaactagtTAATCACTAATCGGTTCCTAGTACAATTTTAAGTGTTTTAAGTTATGAAGGAAACTGTCATTCATTACGTTCCAGTCATTCATGTGTTATAATAAAGTGTTTGACTTATATGTTGTAATGCAATTGACTTCAaatttgtagaattttttttttctatttataagtaattttaataaaaaattaactttttcagaatgttgataatgaaaaaatctccctaaatttaaataaagatataataGTAAAGCATGCGCACGAGTAAAATTAACAGGGAAAAGTTGCATTTATGGAGAGGatgaaaatcataaattttcaaatcttcACGCTATTCATAGACATCAGGAGTTAGGGTCTGTTAGTCTATACTCTTGTGCTTTTTCCTGTGAGCCATGTAGTTAGACAAAATTACAAACATGTAACAATTAAACAATGTTTCGATTTCAATTTCGATTTCAATGATGCTGTGATCTCCTGACAAAAAATTTACAAGTCTTATCTTGAAGGAATCCTTATAACGTAGATTGCAATGACTTTGGACTCCTTCCCAGGCATGTCTTTATTAACTAGGATTTGAAATTGCAGCCACAGATCCAACATACCTgatttttacgataaaaaaaatcaacaaataccatatttttgtcaatctttttattaatatcTTAACATTAGTTctgtgtatacatatatatatatatatatatatatatatctaatttaaaaCAAGAGTCAATGGTACAATAAAAGTAGAGTTCAGGTCACATCTGGTTTGCTTTTGTCCGGCGTTGAGGATGAGGGGAGGGTGACCTCCATTGATGTAGGCGTACTGTCCATAGCCGACAGAGTATTGGATACCTGCAACAAAAATTACTTGTTGGTCATGGGTGCTTCTCTGTTAAGTAATGGActataattatttattcatgATTACAGCACAATTTTGACCTCCACAATCCATTAGActgaaaaattcatatttctgtcatgaaaaagatattttaaccTTATGTTCAAACAGCAACTTCCTTTCAGTGTACATCTactaacatttcatttttaaacaggGAGGGAGGAGGTGTTACTAGTTCTttagaacattattttgtttgtagtTACATGTTTTACTATTTGTGATAAGAAAAAAGAACACGTGggcatttaaagaaaaaagtttttgtGAGGATGTATGCTCATGGGTAGCTGGTATTCACAACTATACATCTGTACATTGGAGAGTGGGGCAAGCTTGAATGATTGGACCGCCATACTTACAGATAAGTTGAGTACTGAAGTCATGGGAGGCAGCGATGAGACACAGGTCACTGCTGGAACTGTGATAAAgaggagaaaaatatttttcttcataaattcaTTCCTTACAACAGTATCTTtgagtttctctctctctctctctctctctcgctctcgctctctctctctctctctctctctctctctctctctctctctctctctaataatcatactatattactgtcacatgtataatatataatctTGATAGAATTAGCTGTGCGTCTTCATTGATATCCATAGAATTTGAACGATAGAGGTACACGTTTATTTTATGCAATAGATTCctcttttcattttctttaaaaaatgtttccttCGCAGGTATTTCCTTTACCTAGATAGGTGAGATCTTACCTGTGGTAGAACCTCCTGCCTGTACAGGATTATCAGCTGTTAAACAGGCCACATCCTACAAAAGTTCATATCAAATACTCAACCACACAAAACTAACATTGCAATACAGAGACCTTTCTATATCAAGAACCGGATTACATTTTCCTTAGTCAAGTTTTATTCACCTTAAAAACACTTTgatcaaagtaaaaaatattatttgtaaagtAAAATCACCACTGCAGAACCCAActtattgttttgtaaaaaaaataaaaataaaaaaattcttaaaccaATTTCAAAATCAAGAAGTTTCTTTGAAACCTTCACTGAAAAGCATTCTTAATCAACTTTCAATTAAAACAGTATCAGGTGGGAAAAAGCAGCATTTCATCTAGCTAGTGTATCTTCACACAGAGAgtgataatatatttttttattacctgCATCAAAGATGGCTCCGCGGTTTTTCCGTCAGTGGGTTTGTCCGAGGAGAGGAATGAGTCTGCGTGGAGGGGGGAGGAGAACGGAATAGACAGCCTGGCGTTGACCGCCAGTAAGTGATCCCGCCGGGTGGCCAGCGACTTGATGTGACCGTCCAGTCTATGGTTCTCTGATTTCAGCTGATGCAGACAATGAAGAAGAGAGgcaattgcatgaagaattaaaagaaaacatatagtaaatactttttttaaaaattcatgaaCTAACTTTTTATCTATTAGTGCAGTATTATCACCAAAAGAAATGCATTCCAAAATGAAATTCTTTTAGTTCTATTTGTATCAAACATCTAATTATCTTATTAAAAGTAATGTTTGCAATAACGATGCATCCAGTTTTAATAACTTTAACATCATTTCCAGTAAAGTATATACGTAATATGCAGTACTTTTATGAGGAAAATTCCGATAGTAATATTTTACGTCCATGGTTTGAATGTTAGCTAATCTGAAATACAAATATCAATAtaactttataatatttaaaattgcaaCCACGTATTTTTAATGCATCTTTACCAcatcatgtaaatgtatttcctCTTCCTGCCTTCATAACAAGAGAGATAAACATGaaacattgtttatttgttagtcaTTTATGCTAACATGTTGAAAATTGCGCGGGTATGATTAGGCAACTcacagcgatcaaattcctctgatcgatatgacgtcacaataagcagcatgatgtcatattttactcagaaacatgtcgattttaactttatctctggtttatattataaaaattacagacataaattatcactagaaactcttctaactgaatatatcttcgatttctctctattacgtataattataattgatgacgtcacaagcatgtttaaaagagaagatcatgtcgggagacaaattatcggaatgcagtgtaaacaatgccgaaataggacttatttaatacagatacctaagatttagattAGTGTCAGTTCGAATATAATCAGGATtatacaggcatggatattttatttaatcagcgattgttataaggtaagcggatcgacatttatatggcttgaccagcctttcctctgtcagtgtgtacaaaaaatggcaaaagtgtaacactaccctggATATTAGGAAAGAtgattttggtaaatatcaacggtatatgacctaaactacatgaaaagtgctgctagaatcctgtgctttgttgttttaaacgaaaaatacgtagtatttttaataaaatttgagaagttgagagggtttccgataaatatttataatattcattttatgcgatgtacaataggattctagcagtaatactaataaacatgaactaatttcaaatcgaattattgtagaaaacatacaaatgaacttcggggtagtgttacactttttgattttttgttaaggtaaaaaagtgatctattttaactgtcacgtgataccatggcacgacagcttcaaagattgagtcgattccgaagtagaaaaatagtATCTTGGTGAACTctttcacttggtattaatatccagcgctgttttcataaaaataaacattatttaaattgatcataattttgacggtcattaaacgatgagttgccttaacctacccgcgtgGATCATAATTGATTATTCAtgtttattgaacaattttgaactCCATAATCAATTCATCAGACTAaacaattcatatatatttctctcataaaaatttgatttgaaaaagatttgaacctttgttttgttttatgtttttaaatatcataacagttactttataattatgtatatgttGAAAAAATACATCCACGTGtgcaatacatgtaacattgtaCTGTTGATAAACAGTTACAATGTATTGCGAATATAACTAAAACACTGATTCACTTACAGAACGACTTTACCAGACATCTTGTAGAaaaactgcatttttttttaacagttacACACCAATTCGCATTTCCATCCATAACTTGGATAGACACACTGCCTGCTGCAATTAGGACCTGAGTATCCAATTTTACACTCTGAAACAAAAGCACCCCtcttttgttatattaaaaatcTATGTGAGACGACCAACTAAGGTTTGATGAAAATGTAACACCCAGATGCTTATGAGTTTGAACATATTCTAACTGACTATCTTGAAAAATAAGTTTCGGTGGTTCTAAGTTTTTTTCTCgtattgaaaaatataacttAAGTTTTAGAGGGATTGAACTTTAGTAACCATTTCTTCGACcaattttctaaaacatttagatcGTGATTCAGACAATTTTCAATAGTTTTGACACATTTTGATGAATATTGCAAACAGTTATCGTCAGCAAACAATCTACAAAGACTTGACATGCTGTGTGCTACATCATTCACGTAAATCAAAAATAGTAGTGGTCCAAGTACGGAGCCTTGAGGTACACCGGCATGAATTGGTGCCTTagtagaaaataaatttttgtacaTAACTCGTTGTGTCCTATTTGCTAAGTAACTTTTGAGCCAAATATACATCTTTCCATCAATaccatacatttttaatttatataaaagtcCTTTGTGCCAAACATTTGCATGTTTACAATAACGATGCATGCAGTTAATAACTTTCACACCATTTCCAGTCAAGTATAAACGTAATATGCAGCACTTGTATAAGGGAAATTCCCACATTTGTTTATATGTTCATGCTTTGATTGTTATCTAACCTGAAAGACAGAAtctgatatcaaaataattgaattatgaTATTTAAGATTGCAACCAAGTATTTTTAATGCATCTTTATCACAtcaatttaatgtattttctcATCCCGCCTTCATAACAAGAGAGATGAACATGAAACATGGATTATTCGTTAGTCTTTTATGCTCAAGTTTTCAAAATTGGATCATAATTGATTATTCATgattattgaacaattttgaccTCCATGATCAATTCATCAGACTAATAAATTCATGTTTCTCCCATAAAAAGAAGATTTAAACCTTGTTTTGAAACAAAGCAACAGCTTTCAGTATACCTGTACATacacttcattttttaaagggTGTTACTGGTTCATTGGAACATTAATTTTTGAGAAGGTACAAGTTACTATTTGTAATAGAGAAATATAACCTGTGAGGATGTAAGTAGCGATCAGAAAATCTATGACTATAACAAAACCTAACCAGTTCATTTTCCTCATCATTTCTACCATTGGTAAACAGGACGGCAAACatttatttctcaatttttgattaaattaaacatatattttgataaatctgTTATTTCAGCGAAACATTGTAAATTAAACTGTTTTTAAGAACTAATTgttcttttattcatttgtcATTATCCTAATCATGTTTGTTTCTCTATGCACTCAAAACTATAGTGGCAAAACAGTTAaagtaatcattatttttacttCACAATGTTTTCATATGAATAGGATATAAATGTATAGCTCAACAGAAGTGGAGGAagtgtttaaactatttcacTATATCATTTAAGCTATATGCCTTAAGTCGATCAATTCAGgctgttcaaaatattatttatgtatataaatatcacTGTTAAGTGTGTTTGTTTGTGTGTTAatcattatttgatcaaaacactttttatcttgaaattaaaacagttaAATTCAAAGACTACTCAATTATTAAGAATTATAATCCTTACCAAATACGTCCTCATCTTGTAAATGATTAttgcatatttaaatatttcttttgttttataagtaCAACGGCAACATTTATTGCTATTTTTTGACCGAACACTTAGCAATTTCTAGGATTAAAAACTACGGTAACGGCTTATAATGTTGTTCGTACGTCTCGcggtttttttatcatattttcattttaacattaattttacgaaTGATGTGGTTAAGACCGAGCGAAAATTGTACAAATATTATGCATGATTTATGAATCCaaaaatgactttatttatcATGTTCAAATAAGATTGAATTTTTATACCAATCTTGTTTCAAGTTGAAAAGAATGCAATGTCTCGTTGATATCTCATTTTAATCTGTTGgcgatttgatttttttgatttagcgaattattattaatttcgttaaaattaatttatgtcttCTCATTATAAAGATAGTCATTTTGAACAAAGGATTTaggttgaaaatatattatgGATTAAATCTGTGCGTATTCTATCAAATATAATATGCGTTGCCATAAGTTTCCAAGGCGTTTTTCCTTTTCATCTGTCCGCATTTTCTATGGTCAATGGCAAGAAAAACATTTGTTTCTTTATGTCTCGGGGCTTAGCAAAAAAAAAGCGCGCTTGCTTTCAATGCGCTTTAGTACTATCATAAATGGCAAAATGATTTAGCAATAACATTATTATATCAAAGATTTCTTTTAATACATTTCTACAAAATGTATTCCATCTCCATACAGGTGACGAAGTTTGTCTAACTTCAGGTAAAATGAATTGATTTGTGGCTAAAGCCGTCGACTTCAATTATAACTAGATAACGTCGTTTTGAACCTTCTTTGTACTGTCAAAAATGTACTGCCGTatattttgattgtattttttacctcatacattaaattgttttctgttttattatgtTTCATAACTTAACATTACATTTTCaggtaaatgataaaaacacatTCACGTGtgcaatacatgtaacattgtaCTATTGACAAAAAGTTATGTATTGcgaaatattattaaaacacaGTTGGACTTACAGAACGACTTTACCAGACAACCAGTAGAAAAGATGCAATTTTCTTTTGAACAGTTACACTCCAATGTGCACTTCCAACCATAACTTGGATAGACACATTGTCTGTTGCAATTAAGGCCTGAGTATCCAATGTTACACTCTGAAACAATAGCATTGCTCTTTATTATAACAGCTTAAAATCTGCTGATGATTTGGAATCTG
The window above is part of the Magallana gigas chromosome 10, xbMagGiga1.1, whole genome shotgun sequence genome. Proteins encoded here:
- the LOC136271984 gene encoding protein AF-10-like, with protein sequence MSGKVVLLANIQTMDNFILECISFGDNTALIDKKLVHEFLKKVFTICFLLILHAIASLLHCLHQLKSENHRLDGHIKSLATRRDHLLAVNARLSIPFSSPLHADSFLSSDKPTDGKTAEPSLMQDVACLTADNPVQAGGSTTVPAVTCVSSLPPMTSVLNLSVSNTLSAMDSTPTSMEVTLPSSSTPDKSKPDVT